In Oncorhynchus tshawytscha isolate Ot180627B linkage group LG06, Otsh_v2.0, whole genome shotgun sequence, the following are encoded in one genomic region:
- the fam174b gene encoding membrane protein FAM174B encodes MVSYSFIFTLVIAVAWEVIGEPQTLPSPSTQLNSTSSIHGGDLSNNDTDKTESRMSSMLQYLPTLKNTVIIICALTAVLITCLVIKVIRSGRRIRKTRRYDIITTPAERVEMAPLNEENDDEEDSTLFDVKYR; translated from the exons ATGGTGTCATACAGTTTCATATTCACTTTGGTTATTGCTGTGGCATGGGAAGTTATCGGTGAACCACAAACTCTACCTTCACCCTCAACGCAGCTAAATTCAACATCATCCATTCATGGAGGGGATTTGTCAAATAACGACACAGATAAGACCGAATCAAGAATGTCTTCAATGTTACAATATCTTCCTACTCTTAAAAATACTGTAATTATTATTTGCGCGCTAACAGCTGTTCTCATCACGTGCTTGGTAATCAAAGTGATCAG ATCTGGACGGAGAATCAGGAAAACACGAAGGTATGACATAATCACGACACCAGCAGAGCGAGTAGAAATGGCTCCTTTGAATGAGGAGAATGATGATGAAGAGGACTCCACCCTCTTTGATGTCAAGTACAG